The sequence CATTCATCATTATCGATTCTTTAATTTTGTTGTCGATACATTTATTTGAGTCGGGGAAGGCTTTGTACAATGTACAAATTGTTCTCGTAGTTTATGTTGATTAAATAGTGAACCGTAACTTAATTCAATATTAGCTGAAATTATCACGATAAATAAACTTCACAACATGTATGTATAAATACAAAGAGACGAACAGTACTttatataggttaactagtttattagacgcacgagctttcgctactagttATATCTACATACacgtagcgaaagctcgtgcgtctaATAAACTAGTTAACATTTAAAGTGACGTTCGTCTCGTTATGTTTATTCTACACCAGGATAACAAGACTCCTGCACGTATCTTCTcaacatgtatgtatattacCACAAATGTGCATCGCATGCAAAACATGTGAAACGTTGTATGTTTGGAGAGTGCACATGTCATTCGAAGTGCTATGTAAATCTCATATTCGCAGTTACGAACACTAATACAAAATCGCTCATGTGCTGGGGAAAGTACCGGCTAACTCAAAACCAACTGAATAAGAAATGTCTAACCGTTTTCCATAAACGGATGTTCCGGTGCACGGATTTTGGTTTTACTTTTGTTACAGATTGGATCGATTTTTTTCCGTTGAAGGTTTTGTTTATTCAGTTTTTGTTGTGCGCTTCCcctggtaaattgcaagggaGAGATATAGATCGGCACGAACGAAGGCATGTCATCTGGAAGTGGTATCGTTTATAGACAGGACGCCGAGTGGAGTGTATTCCTCTAGCTCTGGATATCAGGGGAATGCATTGGATGTGTTCAGGTCCATTTCATTAGCACAAGGGAAACCATTTCGCACGAATCTCATAACATTAAACGTCTTCATCACCAAACCAGTGACCTAACTGATCTCATCTGATATTCTAATAATGGTTTATTCCTAATGTCCGATTTTATCGACACCAGATAAAAAAATCCATCCAACAAGAGTGAAATAGTGGCGTTTCCTCtaccacaaaaaaaaaacgtacgATATGATGTAATAGTTAAAACAACTggatgtatgtatatgtatatataacaatatttacacaaaatcattaaccatttattttgatattacaTATTCAATAACTATGCATataaactttgaaaattcaaCTTGATTTTTGTAATGGAATATAATCGTTTGCCTACTACCGGGAGTTTTATCAACAACGCTTTACAATTGCGTAGTATCTTTATCATCGGTATTTGCAAGAACGTGAGTGTCATTGGAATCGAAATGCGAAGTAACATTCGCACAGCGTCATTCTACAAGCAGCAGTTGCTTACAAGTGTATTTTCTTATCGGCTTTTGATTCTATACTGAAAAGGCTCCGTTTAATCCTTGCACCTTCTAATGCATAGCCATCTTATCAAAACGTAGTAGGGATGACGAGTGGGAAACTTAGGTTAATTGAAGAATTCTCGAATACACGACCAACCAGCCTGCCGCCTACTAACTGCATCCATTTACTGAGTCCGTTTTAGAAAATCAAACACGTAGAAGCACCATTATTTCACTATCTGACGTACTAAAGTACTCAATAAAAAGCAGATTCTTGTAATTTCGTATTGTAAATAAGCTCTTTCTGCACCGTTGCCAGTTTGTACGCCTCCCAGTTCAGCTGGTCTTGTAATTTCTGTTGGAGACTTTCTTGTGTGGGATATGGCTGGATCTGTAAGTGTGAAGAGACAATAAAGTCGGTTAAGCGCGTGGGTAGAATGTCAAATGTTGCAATTGCACTGGAAATCAAAACGGAATGTACGCAATGAAGTGAATCCGGAAACTTGGATTCAAGTATCAACGGTGGTGCGTGATGAATTCGCATTTCTGACGAACCAATTTATATGTAAATGCGATAGGAATGATACTAGATTTTTACACGAATGCTGGATTAATGAGCACATCTCACCGGCAAGCGGTTAATGCCATAAATGCTCGCAAGGGGAAGTCTCGAGAGCCACTGTTCTGTAGCATCACCGTGTCCTTATGCGTGGGAAGTCATATTAATATCGTCGGAGCAATTCTACCCATTAATCTTCATTTAATCCCTGATTTCCACAAATCGAATACGTACACTTTGTCGCAATCGTTTGTGGTGACCTTCGTTTAAATGCTGCATAAAGAACTTTTTACTGATGAGAACACATTCGGCACCGTCGGATACCAGTATCATACTCATTGTATCGTGCATCATACTGAACGCAATCGGTACCATACCCTGAAAGAAGcatagaaaaaaagatatcaaatctaattcCGGTTTTCCGGTCAATATTGTAGCACTAAGTTACAGTCTTGGGGTGATATCCAGTGAATACATTTTGAAGCGAGTGCGATTCTTGAATAGCACGCCGGTAATAATGGAATAGATTTGACAATCACGGGTTTTAGTTGTCATCTGATTACGGTAATATACATCCTGATCTACATTCACGCATAATCATACGCGATCATACGCGTATTgtgtttattttcttctttctAATTTCCGTCATGTTTGGATGAATGCAAGATTCCAGGCGTTCGCCTGATGGAAATTATAGATGCAGTGAACTGATATGAACTATAGCAAGAAAAGAGTCAATGAACGAACGTGTCGAACTCGGCTTACTTGGCAATGGCTACGAAGGTAACTCTAACACCGCGGGACACCAACGTTATTACGATTCATTAAAAACTGATGGTTCGTTTTAGCCAATGTGAGATCATTAAAGCTCGCTTCGCCGCTTGTTGTCACCGATAAATCGTTATACGATGCACTCTTTATACTCAAAAATTATCAGAGTACGAAACTCTTGCTGCAAACGTGAATGGTGTTCGTTAAATATTCATTGCCGTcgcaaaatgaaatttaagatTTGGTGGAAGTCAATACGGAGCTATCCTTTTCGTTTAAGGAAACACGATATATCTGATCATAGGCAGATTAATGAAAGGAAGACAGAGAAATGGAAAGCTTCAGGCGCAGTCACTGTATACATCGAAAATAACGCAATCCGGACGGAAGTTTGACGCAGCTGTTGTTACAGAAGAAGGCTGTCACTATATGGAAATTAGTGAAAAAATGGGCGCGAGGAAATAGTTGCCAACGCACGAAGACTTTACACTTAAAATCTAGACGGGGTCATAGACCGCAAAATAATCCCCGGCCAATAATTCCTCGtgttaaagatgaaatacTGCGCTTAGTTTGGATAATTATGATTTCATATCTATCTTTATCGAAGATTTAGGGATTCATTCCGAAATCAGAAGATGATCTCCGCACGAACCTGTCAGTTCATCGAGTCATATCAAATTGCATTGATTTGTATTAACAAGAAACTGTAGTAATAACTTACAAACGTGTCCTTGGGTCCCAGTTTTTGTACTTGTATGTATACTTTCTGATTTGGCTTTGGTTTCGGAGCTGATGGTTTCAATTTTGCGTCGGCGAAATTCACTTTCTTCTCTCCAggctttaaaaaaaacaaacaaacacagaCTCAGTGTTTAAGCGGATTAATAGTTTAAGGAATTTACAAACCCCGCATCGGAAAAGTGACTTCGTTTTTACGTGAATCGGAGCGTACCTTAGTGTTTTCGTCTTTGTGCTTTTCTTCGAATAGTTTATTTatgatttgtttatggtcGTCTTTGGTGACGTTCTTTGCTGAAAAAGTGAACGGAAATCGATGTAAAAGTTTTGGGAGACACGCGATACCAGTGCACGTACATGCCATTGGATCATCTTAATGCtacctttttcaaaatgaatcgtAAATAGATATTTTGTGTCTTGCATTGTGATAATAACCAAATGTGATATGATAAGCGTATAACATCGACTTATTTCAACGAATAATGTGTCATTGTGAGCTGTGTGTATGTTTTGGATATTCCTGATAGCGATAGCGGCAGTAACAGCATGACGTCACAGTGACATCATACGGTGACCTTGAAAAACGTACAATAGGAGCTGTTCACCGATATACGTGTGGGACAAAGCTGAGTTAAATGATTTGAGTATTGCGATACCACAGGGAAGCTAAATGACTGGACCGAAAATTACCCAATCTCAGTGGAGACCGAATTAAGATTCTGGCCAATGCGCAAGAGAATGCGAAAGCAATGAAGCAACATCCGTAAATAGAACAGTAAAAAAGCAGCTGGTAACCTGTATTACCCGGGAGGATTTAAGCTGACATTTCTAAACTATCAAGCAGATAGGTATTAGACTAATACCTTCGTTTTGTCTGTTAATGACGGGTAATTGATTACGGTTAGGTTGAGTTATGATACCGCGTTTAGGAACGGTTATCACGGCTGCATTTTTCATCTGTTTACGCCGCGGAGACACTTGCGCCGATCCTGCAATTGTAGTAGTTTGTTTGGGGGGAGATTAATACAGCTCCAGCGAATGCGTATCATTTTGTCATGTGATATCTGAGACAAAAGTCAAACCAACGAGTTACGCGGATATTTATGAATTGTATGCCTGCCGGGCAAACCCAAACGATGGGTATCATCCATCGCTGGGAAGCGAAGCAACCACGGGATGATAAAACATTAATCAAGTCAACCTTGAACGATGCTATGAGATTTGTGATGAAGAATTGATCAATTTCTCCCGTTTACCATTAGTGCATTCTTGTTGGCAAAACGCTAGTTTACGAATGATATTCAACTTCTTTTAGATTGATGAACTCTACGTGAGTTGTTGACTCAGCGGAATAGCTGCACTTTTTTTACCTTTATTCGCCCGCAAATCAGGTGAAGTCGCTATCATCGGCACGTTAGCTCGGGCTGGTTCAAGAGCCTTTAAAACACGACAGGAACCAGTCTTGATGACGTATATCCATTCTGCAGCGTTGCTGTCTCTGCACATTATCACCCCTCGCCTAAACAGAACAAGTACCAATTAGCCGTTCAGaatcaatttttaaatcatgcgTGTATTGCCACGGCTTATGATATTCTATATCCGATTCTGGAATATGATATCTGATAAAACAGGGTTTAATGTACTGTGCGTTTATATAGTTCATTCCTCTGTGTCTTGTCATTCAACCAGATGATGTCTGTAAGGcgttttaataaatttcatcTAAATCTGATCAAAATCTTTCGCAAACAATTCTATCGCGGGacgttttcattcatcaacgATTTACACgaattaaaatgttttattcgaCCAATGCAACATCTCATACCTAAAATACGTAAATAGACATGTTTTTGGATCCTCGTAGGGTAGTTGATCGGTCGGCCATCCTTCCAGTAAATCTACGGTTCTCAGGAACTGTATGTGCTCGGGTTCGACGTCTTTATCGACGTGCATGAAAATATCGACGAAATCGTCCCGGCCGACGGCCAACAATTCGACGTCATCTTTACACGTCACAGTGGCGTTACGCGTACCTCCGTACATCAACGCTAGTTCCTAAATCGGGGtgagaaataaaatgatataatgacTATGATCAATAACCGATATGATTTCATCGCAAAACGAACGTACAGACGTTATTCAAGTTACGTCACAATAGATCATAATGTCCGTCAACTGAACTAAAACGTGACGGTTGACGGCCATTTGACGGCCGATATGATGTAAATAACAATTGAGTATACACGTTAGGTCTGTGGATAAGGTCTATACTAAAATCCCGCAATAAAAAaatgtgtttctttttttacacGTTTAGGTTCTTATTCTCACTGAGTCGTGGGGATTCAACAAACTTGTTTACggaagaagaaattaatatttcaGCTCTTTTCGTAGATGTCGAGAAGTCCACACGGATTTCTCTTGAAACATTCATGCAATGACTAGACAGCAGGTTTAGGCACgtgatatttttaaaacaactaaaacgCTTTCGTCGCTAAAACGTTTCCCGGTGAACGAGCTGTAGCCGACAGCTCCGTCACGCGTTCCGTCGCAGAAAGAGGATTAATTTTTCGGAATTTATAATCGGGAcgttattcatatttcacacCATCCACATAATCTTGCTCGATGTAATCTCCGAAGGTtgcttttcttttttaataacCCGTCGTGATGCAGCCGTTTTGTAGGATGAGATTTGAAGAAAACCTctttttatctatttatgaaatcagatatttgaaaatttaactTTAGTTTTTTACAGATTTTCTGCATATCTGATTCAGACACGTAATCAACCCTCTTGGCTCATCAATGAAGTTCCATTACCTAATGGCATTTCTAATGTGGGGGGAGGGGGCGTAGTTATACGTTATACGTGATACGGCCCACATTTACAGTTTTCAGTCAAAtatttatctaagttttaaATCGAAATTTCAATGGTGAGATATCCGTTCAACTTACTCCAAAACTGTTGCCCTTTTTCAAGAATGCGACCGTGTTTTGAAACGATTCGCCTGTTTTCGGATTCGTTGTCAAAATCGTAACGACAGCTGAAAACGAAACGATAATAGATTCGTTAACGATTCATTCAATATTGTCACGTCACGCAGTAACTGGCGAGAATGTTCGTCTCGCGGTCGCTCTTTATTCACCTGTTCCTgagagtatgaaataaaaattgtcggcATAATGACCTTGTCTGATGATAACCCTTTTAGCTTCGAAACTGAAAACGAAaacaaatgatttaaaaggATAATTTCCGAGAAAGCGAGTTTATATTCTGATTTGGAGATCATTTACGGACACAGAAAAGAGGCTGacaataatttagaaaatctaagtccgatatttgaatatctttgaCAGGTAAGCGATGATATGTTACTTTACGTCAATTGTTGAAACTCATGAGATTTCGTTCTTGACGATACTTACTGTTCATACCAACCACGTCTGACTAAAGATTGCTGCATTTTTATTGGAAACTCGCCGAAAGCTTCGACGGCTTGATTGAGCGACACCAGAGCCGTGTGGAGCTGGTCTTCCGTTCGTTCTTTCGGATCCATCGACATGATCGTTTTCGCCTCGTGACTGATTTGCAACTGTGAAGACGACGAATGAAACACTGACAATCAACATCTATCAATTAACacgaacatttttttctgattagattttcattagaatGATGATTTGCAGGgttgccaacctctgaaaatgCTACTAATGTAACGAATTGAATTTTTccagtaacatttcatagaaatatgaaagaaaatgtcaaaataaatcagtaatcaacagtaagacacttagtaacatatttcatatttttgtatgCATCAAACGAATCATATCAGTAATTCTTGTTATAAAATAGTAACGacaactgaaaatcaggaacagttggcagctctggaTTTAGTAAACATGTTAATTGTGAATGAGCTGGTAAAAATATAGACAGCAAGTTATGAAAAGAAACGTTAGATTCAGTCAACATCTGTCGCCATCTGCCATAGCGCACAAATATTACCATAACGGAGAATTCGCTTTTAAATCGATCATCCATTACCTAGCCGTTCGGTTCATTAATGAATGCTgatcgtttttattttcaaagtgTTTTTACCTCTTTGCAAGCTTTGAAATGAGCAGGGTCGAATTCTAGGTCATCCCCGTAAACCGTTCGCTGATTTATCTCATCCTGAAGTTGACTGAATGACATCAACTTCGCCTCCTGCCGTTTATTTTCTCGCCTAAGAACGAAAAAAAGCAAAAGCAGTAGATGAACATCACGTTTAAACTTACTTATCTATACATACTTGAAGTTAAATggaatgtataatgtttaccTGGTTGAGCTGATGGCGACTAAAATAATGTGGATCAATTTTGCGGCTCTTCTAAATCTGACCAACGgctacaaaatatgaaatgaaatcaagaTAACGATTTGTTGTTGATTCCAATCTCTGACGGCTCTTCTAGTTCGAAAGCTGAAACTTATTCATATCAAATTGATAATCAAGAGCTCAAGTCAAAATCCCTATTTGACTACCTCGACAACTGTTAACTTATGGAACGACGGTCGTCGATGTCTACGGAATAAACGATGCACGCGTAACGAAGGGAAACTATTCATATTGAGTCGATGTTTGTACTTCACGATATATTTCTTGTCGTTGTCCTTTGTCGAAGGTCTTATGTCGTGGCATCGGTTGAAGTCGTACGACTGATAGACGACAGTCTGACGTCTCTCGATCGGACTTATCGGCGGGAAGAAACTGGACGGCGAATCGCCAGGCATATCACGAAAAAAAATCGTTTCACCGAAATCGAATACGTATTAGAAAGGTTGTTACCAGCCTCAAATCGTCAATACTGTTATTCTAGAAATGAGGCGATGGTTATAAATTCTGATTTTCCAACATTCAGATTCGTTCAACGGTAGAAGTATAGCACATGATACTCCTATAATCCAAGGTAATAGTTTATGAAGGAAAAGCTGTTGTTGAATCCGGTGCGGTTGAATTTCAGCCCCACATGAAATGACTAAATTCTAATCGAGGAACTCTCACGATGTTAAGTGTAGGGTAATTCCGAATCAGTGTCTACCTGATTTAGTGAACATATCGTTTTATGCGATACCGCGAGAAATGAATGattcagaaatgaatttcTCACGAATAAAGCCATAAATATCGGTAAGTTTTAATCCATTTGTAAACACACGTTGCaattaaatctattttctaTTGCCTTATAGGGGTAAATGATATTCATGATGGCTAAATTGCTTCAAGACACAATACGTTTTATTCGATCATTTAACGTGACAGAGGACGAACAATTGTATTGGAAAATTACAGGGTTTTGTGTTGTTTAAGTTCAGCCATCTGGAAATACATGAAAGTCAAAGAGTACGTCACTGTCGGTTTTATGGCTCTGggaaaattcagtttatcGCCGTTGAAATGCGGCGTTGTTTGGAGCGAAGAAAGAATGGATGGAAGAAACCACGTAGACGCAGCACCGATCTGAACCGTCCTCGTTCGATCGACTCACCTGTATTGATGACCTGCGTTTGCTTTGATTTTTGTCCGATGAATCGTTATGATCGTGATCATCCACCAAATCCGTATCGTCGCCGCCGACGCCGACGACGTTACGGCGCACTTGACTGCGTCTCGATCGACGTCGTGACGTATCCATCGAACTGCGTCTCTGGCGAGCGAGTAACGTCCATAGTTCCATCGATCTGCTGTGACCGGAAGCGGCAGCGgctgcagcagctgcagcGCCTACTACCGAGCCTCGACGACTGCCAGGTCGGTTCGCCGGATTAATATTAAACTGGACGCTGGATCTACGACCGCTAGAAACGGCCGGTGGAGTGACCGTACTCATTCTACGTTCTCGAGGCACTTCCTCTGGTGAGCACTCTATCTGATTATCGGGTCCATTTTCTTCCTTAACAGGTTCGAATAAATCGAGttcttctaatttattgaACAGTGTTAACAGTAACTGATCTCCCTGTTGTTTTCTGGCTCGTTGCTTATCGAGGGGAGCCGAATGGATGTACCTCGTCAATCCGTATTTGCTCTTCGATTTAGCGTAGTGATCTTCATATTCTTCGAGGATCCTGTGAATATACCTAGCTTTGTATCCTTCGTTCGATTTTCGTAATTTGTTCTCGTTGTTGACGGTAATGATCGGTTTGAAAAGTTTATCTCCGCGTTTTACGCTGTACTCCGCCTGTTCCCGTCGCGTCCGCAAGGCCTGTCCGTCGGCGCAATAGAATATCCGATGCCTTTTTCCGAGGCGATCGCTCGAAGTCATGAGCTTATCATCCATAGTTCAATATCAGGTTTGAcgtatagaaatattacttttCTCGCTTCTTCGAAACTGCCCTAGCTGAAATATCTATGCGAGCATGAATTCGTCAACTCAGCAGCGCGAAAATCATGTTTAGTTAGGATTAAAAGTTCCGAATGAGAGTTTAAAATGAAGCTAATGCGGCAATTAGTTGATCTCGTTTACGGTATCTGAAACCGTTTTGATAATATCAGTATCAACCACACTGATTCAACAGTCACCGTTTATTGGTTCCTTTGAGTGCGACTTGCAGCAGGTTTCTTTATTACATttctatgaattttttttcaccctAATAATAGCACCTGTTTTTCTGTCGAAATCGTTACTTCTATATACATGACAGCTATGTTGATTTATTCGCTAGTAATAAAGTCTACGTCTCCATTTACAACGGACAAAAAGCCAAGACGAGTGTATGATATATGAgtatttagattttcaattacAATATCGAGTTCATTTGTATTTAGAATATACGATAATAAAGTTCTCTTGGAATACAGTTCTTTATATGAAAGCTAATGCTTTCTCTATTTATAGCCATTAGAGACTAGGCATTGTTGAAGATAGAAATCTGGCTTAAtaatattcattgaaaatagcACATTTTCCACCGAACTTCATTCTGGTGCTATTTATAAATTTGCTCATttaagaatttcatttcactTAGATTCGATTGAAGCTGAAAATGGCGGTTTTATGAGGTGTAATCGAGTCTGAATTAGAATTTTCGTTTACGTCATCGTCTGAATAACCAATAAACAATCCACGCCTGGGGAAAAGGAATTTATGAGCGTGGTTTCGAGGAATGTTTGGACTATTCTATGAACGTTTCCAAGTGGCGTCGTTTTATAGTTTTTGTCTAATCCTAATACAAAGCGTTGTGAGCCCTAGCATGCACACTTCTCTGGTCGACAAAAATGAAGTACACACTTGAATTAATAAAACGGAACAGTAACATTAGACTGAACAGGTGGTTTAGTTCCATATTATTAGTTCATAATAGTGTTTACTGCAAGCAAAACGATTATTCTGAATACATAGCAAGGTCTCCAATCATTATTACGACTTGACGTTCCCCATAAAGTGATTAAGAAACCATTAGCGCGCTGTGAACAATATTTCCAGAGCTTGGTTAGATTCCCTTGCTCCTAACTTACCCAGTTGTTGTTATCGTAGTGATATCCCGATGCGAATGATGTCCTGCGACTCAGCACGCCTGCTGTTTGACTTCTGGACCCGATGTTATCACCCACCTCGATGACGCCGATCCGTCTGCCCCTCCGTCGTGGGGTAACAGCAGACGATGGCCCAGTCAGCGAGCCGCGTGGGTATCTGGCCGTCACATTCCTGTTCTGTTTATTCTCGTCAATGATATTCCTCGAATGCATTCTCAACAGTTTCTTCAACTCACCACTTCGGCCTTTACCTCGACGTGGGGAAGGGGTCGCGGTCGATGGCTGTTCATCCTCTTCGCAAAGCTTTCTATCCGCTTCGTACGGCGAGTGAGCAATTGTAGCTCGCTTTACCTTCGTTTCTTTCTCTGATAAGTCCAAACGATGGGCTTCTTTAGCTGCCGGACCTATTTTAGCCTTCCAGCTGTTGATGACGATTTTCTTCCTCGCCATACCGGATTGAACCTTACTTCCATCGTCGTTTAAGGCGTCGTCAATCGTCTTCTGTTGAAATACTTCCGAATAGCGACGTTGTAGATACTTGCCGCTGGTCGGTGACAATGCTCTTACCGGTACTGGATCGTTGAGAACCCGTATTAGAAACTGTCCTTTCGTATAGTTTTTCAGCACGCTCCATTTTTCGTTAGCCCTCGTCGCCTCCGCACTAGAATTGTTGTTCACAGTTTTAGCGTTTATATTTTTGACGGATGGAGCCAGCGAAAGGGTTGCCTCCTCCTGAGTATTGGCTAGAAACTCTTGGGCTTTTCTCTCAAGAGCGAAATCCATCGTGTATTGGCAGATATCAAATACAATTATACAGAAATTCCAAACCGTCAATAGGATTACGCAAGAATCCACTGACAGTTAAGAAAACGCTCTTCCAGCCCCTAGTCCTTCTAGTTCGACATACTAAAACTGATCAGAACCGTAGATGCCTTTACGGCACATATTTCGTAATCGAAACTATACCTTCGCCGGTTGTTCGTGAGTTGATTCGAGCTGGTTTAATTAGTCATAAAATCCGAATTTTATTACCACGCACGGGTAATTGCGTTATCAATTATTAATCAAACATCATACAGGTATATGTTATATGTatgtgatatgatatgatattatgATCCACACAGTTTCAAGCGCTGAAATTCTAATCATCATTTTCCCGCTCTGCTGTATTCTGTATTCTAATATTGTCTGGAGTGGTGGAAATTGCGTCCGCTCGAAAGTTGTGTCCGTCACTCGCGTCCCCCGCTGACAGGACACGACCGCTATGGGACACCGGAGAAAGTGCGCGCCTCGTAGCCGCTCCAACACTCATGCACACGCTGGCGAAAACCAAATTGTCTGATAGCTAGAATCCGGATGAATTTCTTTCGTACTCTCTCTTACGAAACCTTTTAAGTAAAGAATTTCATCTGTCGAAGCTCAAAAACGACGTTGGCGTTTCCGCGGGTTTTCGTTTAATGATCTAAATGCGTGTAAGTTATAGCCGTACAATGTAAGCTTTTATGTCGG is a genomic window of Tubulanus polymorphus chromosome 5, tnTubPoly1.2, whole genome shotgun sequence containing:
- the LOC141905196 gene encoding uncharacterized protein LOC141905196 isoform X5, with translation MHSRNIIDENKQNRNVTARYPRGSLTGPSSAVTPRRRGRRIGVIEVGDNIGSRSQTAGVLSRRTSFASGYHYDNNNWPLVRFRRAAKLIHIILVAISSTRRENKRQEAKLMSFSQLQDEINQRTVYGDDLEFDPAHFKACKELQISHEAKTIMSMDPKERTEDQLHTALVSLNQAVEAFGEFPIKMQQSLVRRGWYEHFEAKRVIIRQGHYADNFYFILSGTAVVTILTTNPKTGESFQNTVAFLKKGNSFGELALMYGGTRNATVTCKDDVELLAVGRDDFVDIFMHVDKDVEPEHIQFLRTVDLLEGWPTDQLPYEDPKTCLFTYFRRGVIMCRDSNAAEWIYVIKTGSCRVLKALEPARANVPMIATSPDLRANKGSAQVSPRRKQMKNAAVITVPKRGIITQPNRNQLPVINRQNEAKNVTKDDHKQIINKLFEEKHKDENTKPGEKKVNFADAKLKPSAPKPKPNQKVYIQVQKLGPKDTFGMVPIAFSMMHDTMSMILVSDGAECVLISKKFFMQHLNEGHHKRLRQSIQPYPTQESLQQKLQDQLNWEAYKLATVQKELIYNTKLQESAFY
- the LOC141905196 gene encoding uncharacterized protein LOC141905196 isoform X1; the protein is MDDKLMTSSDRLGKRHRIFYCADGQALRTRREQAEYSVKRGDKLFKPIITVNNENKLRKSNEGYKARYIHRILEEYEDHYAKSKSKYGLTRYIHSAPLDKQRARKQQGDQLLLTLFNKLEELDLFEPVKEENGPDNQIECSPEEVPRERRMSTVTPPAVSSGRRSSVQFNINPANRPGSRRGSVVGAAAAAAAAASGHSRSMELWTLLARQRRSSMDTSRRRSRRSQVRRNVVGVGGDDTDLVDDHDHNDSSDKNQSKRRSSIQPLVRFRRAAKLIHIILVAISSTRRENKRQEAKLMSFSQLQDEINQRTVYGDDLEFDPAHFKACKELQISHEAKTIMSMDPKERTEDQLHTALVSLNQAVEAFGEFPIKMQQSLVRRGWYEHFEAKRVIIRQGHYADNFYFILSGTAVVTILTTNPKTGESFQNTVAFLKKGNSFGELALMYGGTRNATVTCKDDVELLAVGRDDFVDIFMHVDKDVEPEHIQFLRTVDLLEGWPTDQLPYEDPKTCLFTYFRRGVIMCRDSNAAEWIYVIKTGSCRVLKALEPARANVPMIATSPDLRANKGSAQVSPRRKQMKNAAVITVPKRGIITQPNRNQLPVINRQNEAKNVTKDDHKQIINKLFEEKHKDENTKPGEKKVNFADAKLKPSAPKPKPNQKVYIQVQKLGPKDTFGMVPIAFSMMHDTMSMILVSDGAECVLISKKFFMQHLNEGHHKRLRQSIQPYPTQESLQQKLQDQLNWEAYKLATVQKELIYNTKLQESAFY
- the LOC141905196 gene encoding uncharacterized protein LOC141905196 isoform X4; translated protein: MPGDSPSSFFPPISPIERRQTVVYQSYDFNRCHDIRPSTKDNDKKYIVKYKHRLNMNSFPSLRVHRLFRRHRRPSFHKLTVVEPLVRFRRAAKLIHIILVAISSTRRENKRQEAKLMSFSQLQDEINQRTVYGDDLEFDPAHFKACKELQISHEAKTIMSMDPKERTEDQLHTALVSLNQAVEAFGEFPIKMQQSLVRRGWYEHFEAKRVIIRQGHYADNFYFILSGTAVVTILTTNPKTGESFQNTVAFLKKGNSFGELALMYGGTRNATVTCKDDVELLAVGRDDFVDIFMHVDKDVEPEHIQFLRTVDLLEGWPTDQLPYEDPKTCLFTYFRRGVIMCRDSNAAEWIYVIKTGSCRVLKALEPARANVPMIATSPDLRANKGSAQVSPRRKQMKNAAVITVPKRGIITQPNRNQLPVINRQNEAKNVTKDDHKQIINKLFEEKHKDENTKPGEKKVNFADAKLKPSAPKPKPNQKVYIQVQKLGPKDTFGMVPIAFSMMHDTMSMILVSDGAECVLISKKFFMQHLNEGHHKRLRQSIQPYPTQESLQQKLQDQLNWEAYKLATVQKELIYNTKLQESAFY
- the LOC141905196 gene encoding uncharacterized protein LOC141905196 isoform X2, whose protein sequence is MDVPRKDSVFNNDSTNEGFALLKPAYTQLASIVPIGVQTIQQPVFNVPNHNQFLSQMRTRDLSPIPPLPVPKVDRQFLGPEASREVSSLPVVLSKEQSASSEDSKEKLRVKNNKRLHQRRLSELVDAVKAAAAARGRDNRADALISSGPESEVNSRISTHTRFRRKESRDNEADGDPGSDSRLKNRNDKGDGAVRLPKLGAWRRRLLAAATHHIEDKERHIVHIPPLVRFRRAAKLIHIILVAISSTRRENKRQEAKLMSFSQLQDEINQRTVYGDDLEFDPAHFKACKELQISHEAKTIMSMDPKERTEDQLHTALVSLNQAVEAFGEFPIKMQQSLVRRGWYEHFEAKRVIIRQGHYADNFYFILSGTAVVTILTTNPKTGESFQNTVAFLKKGNSFGELALMYGGTRNATVTCKDDVELLAVGRDDFVDIFMHVDKDVEPEHIQFLRTVDLLEGWPTDQLPYEDPKTCLFTYFRRGVIMCRDSNAAEWIYVIKTGSCRVLKALEPARANVPMIATSPDLRANKGSAQVSPRRKQMKNAAVITVPKRGIITQPNRNQLPVINRQNEAKNVTKDDHKQIINKLFEEKHKDENTKPGEKKVNFADAKLKPSAPKPKPNQKVYIQVQKLGPKDTFGMVPIAFSMMHDTMSMILVSDGAECVLISKKFFMQHLNEGHHKRLRQSIQPYPTQESLQQKLQDQLNWEAYKLATVQKELIYNTKLQESAFY